In one Lolium rigidum isolate FL_2022 chromosome 3, APGP_CSIRO_Lrig_0.1, whole genome shotgun sequence genomic region, the following are encoded:
- the LOC124695274 gene encoding pentatricopeptide repeat-containing protein At5g59600-like has product MRGTETSSWMKQLTSSSRQGRHGHVLHLFFTRLCLQPSIRGTVDPYPAAVPTALRACAHLAEAASGRLIHALVLTRPALARDEVVATALLDMYAKCGLIASARKVFDDMPGRDLVVWNALLAGYARHGLPEHALALAVKMRGRGLTPDLVTWNAAVSGFAMAGDDRMADDLVSAMQEDGFQPDVVTWTSLVSGSVLKFQYGRARALFRQMVAGGARVLPSSATLSSVLPAFGTVGDIKHGKEVHGYAVMTGVERELTVGSALVDMYAKSGLVHEARHLFDRMSERSTVTWNSMIFGLANSGHCQEAVGLFNRMPQEGAKPDHLTFTALLTACSYGGMVEVGKVLYRGMREEYGIEPRLEHYACMVHLLGRAGMLDEAYDFIKAMPVEPDCFVWGALLGACRSHGNVELAELAASRVRTVEPGNASSYVLLSGALASAGQQHDVFKIKRLVKRRRLKRLDGCSWLETS; this is encoded by the coding sequence ATGCGCGGAACGGAGACCAGCTCATGGATGAAGCAGCTGACGAGCTCTTCCCGGCAAGGCCGCCATGGCCacgtcctccacctcttcttcactCGCCTCTGCCTCCAACCAAGCATTCGCGGCACGGTAGACCCCTACCCTGCCGCCGTGCCCACTGCCCTCCGCGCCTGCGCGCACCTCGCCGAAGCTGCCTCCGGCCGCCTCATCCACGCGCTCGTGCTCACGCGCCCCGCCCTCGCCCGGGACGAAGTCGTCGCCACCGCCTTGCTCGACATGTACGCCAAGTGCGGCCTCATCGCCagcgcccgcaaggtgttcgacgataTGCCGGGCAGGGACCTGGTCGTCTGGAACGCGCTGCTCGCGGGCTACGCGCGCCACGGCCTCCCCGAGCACGCCCTTGCGCTGGCCGTCAAGATGCGTGGCCGCGGCCTGACTCCCGATCTTGTCACTTGGAATGCCGCTGTGtcgggtttcgcgatggcgggtgATGACAGAATGGCCGACGATTTGGTTAGCGCAATGCAAGAGGACGGGTTCCAGCCGGATGTGGTCACATGGACATCGCTCGTCTCTGGCTCGGTGCTGAAGTTCCAGTACGGCAGAGCGCGCGCGCTGTTCCGGCAaatggtggccggcggcgcccgtGTCCTGCCAAGCTCGGCGACGCTTAGCAGCGTCCTGCCAGCATTTGGCACCGTCGGTGATATAAAGCATGGCAAGGAGGTCCACGGCTACGCTGTCATGACCGGCGTCGAACGGGAGCTCACTGTGGGCAGCGCTCTCGTCGACATGTACGCCAAGTCCGGACTCGTGCACGAAGCGCGCCACTTGTTCGACAGGATGTCAGAGAGGAGCACGGTGACATGGAACTCCATGATCTTCGGTCTTGCGAACTCCGGCCATTGCCAGGAAGCCGTCGGCCTGTTCAACCGGATGCCGCAAGAGGGGGCAAAGCCGGACCACCTGACCTTCACCGCCCTTCTGACAGCCTGCAGCTATGGTGGCATGGTCGAGGTCGGGAAGGTCTTGTACCGTGGCATGCGGGAGGAGTACGGCATCGAGCCGAGGCTGGAGCACTATGCTTGCATGGTGCATTTGCTTGGCCGAGCTGGGATGCTTGATGAGGCGTATGATTTCATCAAGGCGATGCCCGTGGAGCCGGACTGCTTCGTCTGGGGGGCATTGCTTGGTGCCTGCCGGAGCCATGGGAACGTCGAGCTCGCGGAGTTGGCGGCGTCCCGCGTGCGAACTGTTGAGCCGGGTAACGCGTCGAGTTACGTGCTGCTCTCGGGAGCACTGGCCAGTGCTGGCCAGCAGCACGACGTTTTCAAGATTAAAAGATTAGTGAAGAGGCGCCGGCTAAAGAGGCTTGATGGATGCAGCTGGCTAGAAACGTCTTAG
- the LOC124697910 gene encoding hsp70 nucleotide exchange factor FES1-like — translation MAGDHRMSWARLLKWSLSYIDGARPSRAISEEERRWLAEAAGRHMAEDVVSRLREIALLMSTPLSVLEAQGITPDDIEDLLAELQVHVESIDVANDLHSVGGLVPVIRYLRNSNARIRAKAADVVTTVVQNNPTSQQLVMEASGFEPLVSNFTSDPDLTARIKALGALSSLIRNNKPGVAAFRLANGYAGLRDALNSESARFQRKALSLTHYLLSENHSDCSVFAQLGFPHLMMHLVSSNDSGVREAALGGLPELARDTALGNRTLLADQDRLQRLLWGRIQSIRMMAPDDLDAAREERQLVDSLWVTCYHQPSMLQREGLLVLPGEESFEQPPDVAGRFFEPLRQGSLRRAAPDERSDTGNGTGGGMMLLLGPAPGNSQGN, via the exons ATGGCCGGAGACCACCGGATGAGCTGGGCGAGGCTGCTCAAGTGGAGCCTCTCCTACATTGACGGCGCGCGGCCTTCTCGCGCCATCAG CGAGGAGGAGCGGAGGTggctggcggaggcggcggggcgGCACATGGCGGAGGACGTGGTGAGCCGTCTGAGGGAGATCGCGCTGCTCATGAGCACGCCGCTCTCCGTCCTGGAGGCGCAGGGCATCACGCCCGACGACATCGAAG ATTTGCTAGCTGAGCTGCAGGTACATGTGGAGTCTATCGACGTAGCAAACG ATCTGCATTCTGTTGGTGGCTTGGTTCCAGTTATTAGGTACCTCAGGAACTCTAACGCTCGCATCCGAGCTAAAGCAGCTGATGTGGTAACAACAGTTGTTCAGAACAATCCGACTAGCCAGCAGCTGGTCATGGAAGCTAGTGGTTTTGAGCCTCTCGTATCCAATTTTACATCAGATCCTGATCTCACTGCTCGCATAAAGGCTCTTGGTGCACTATCCT CCTTAATTCGGAACAACAAACCAGGAGTTGCTGCGTTTCGCCTAGCCAATGGATATGCAGGACTGAGAGATGCGTTAAACTCAGAGAGTGCAAGGTTTCAGAG GAAAGCGCTGAGCCTGACTCATTATCTGCTCAGTGAGAACCATTCCGATTGCTCGGTGTTCGCGCAGCTAGGGTTTCCCCATCTTATGATGCATCTGGTATCCAGTAATGACTCCGGTGTTCGAGAAGCAGCATTAGGAGGCCTGCCTGAGCTGGCAAGGGACACAGCACTGGGAAATAGGACTTTACTAGCGGACCAAGACAGGCTACAACGGCTTCTCTGGGGACGCATACAAAGCATACGGATGATGGCTCCTGACGATCTTGATGCTGCACGAGAGGAGAGGCAACTTGTTGACTCGTTGTGGGTTACATGCTACCATCAGCCATCCATGCTTCAAAGGGAAGGGCTTCTCGTTCTGCCTGGGGAGGAATCGTTCGAACAACCTCCTGATGTTGCCGGTAGATTCTTTGAGCCGCTGCGCCAAGGTTCATTAAGGAGGGCCGCTCCTGATGAGAGATCAGATACAGGAAATGGAACAGGGGGAGGAATGATGCTGCTTCTAGGTCCAGCACCAGGTAACTCACAGGGTAATTGA
- the LOC124702078 gene encoding protein TOC75, chloroplastic, protein MALTSQSLFFAPSPAGPSRRARGRAVTMCAAAASHNPQPRNNPLAVSSSTPKSESKDSKNALALGSAIAAAASGAFLIASSGGFGGGPGGPLGGGGGGGGAGGGGGGGGGGFWSRIFSAGAANADEKSSGDWDPHGLPANITVPLSKLSGLKRYKLSELKFFDRAAPAGGGATEAGPEDSFFEMVTLQPGGVYTKSQLLKELETLVSCGMFERVDLEGKAKPDGTLGLTVSFTESVWSAAKQFKCINVGLMAQSGQADFDQDMTEREKMDYLRKQERDYQQRVRGAMPCILPETVRGEVLAMMKKQEKVSARMLQKIRDHVQKWYHNEGFVCAQVVNFGNLNTSEVVCEVVEGDITKVEYQFQDKLGNFVEGNTQIPIIDRELPQQLRPGHIFNIGAGKQALKNINSLALFSNIEVNPRPDETKEGGIVVEIKLKELEPKSAEVSTEWSIVPGRQGRPTLASIQPGGTVSFEHRNIYGLNRSIVGSVTSSNLLNPQDDLSFKLEYVHPYLDGVDDRNKNRTFKTSCFNTRKLSPVFVAGPNMEEAPPVWVDRVGFKANITESFTRQSKFTYGLVVEEVTTRDETNSICTHGSRAMPSGGLSMDGPPTTLSGTGVDRMAFLQANITRDNTEFVNGAVIGDRCIFQLDQGLGIGSKNPLFNRHQLTLTKFINLNKQEKGVGKPLPAVLVLHGHYAGCVGDLPSYDAFTLGGPYSVRGYGMGELGASRNVLEVASEVRIPVKNTYVYGFAEHGTDLGSSKDVKGNPTEFFRRVGRGSSYGVGVKLGLVRGEYIVDHNTGIGTVFFRFGERF, encoded by the exons ATGGCGCTCACCTCCCAGAGCCTCTTCTTCGCCCCGTCGCCCGCCGGCCCTTCGCGGCGGGCCCGGGGCCGCGCCGTCACcatgtgcgccgccgccgcctcgcacaACCCGCAACCCCGAAACAACCCCCTCGCCGTCTCATCCTCCACCCCCAAATCCGAATCCAAGGACTCCAAGAACGCCCTCGCCCTAGgctccgccatcgccgccgccgcctccggcgcCTTCCTCATCGCCTCCTCGGGCGGCTTCGGGGGTGGCCCCGGGGGCCCCCTCGGCgggggcggcggaggcggtggggccggcggcggcggcggcggcggcggcgggggcttctGGTCGCGGATCTTCTCCGCCGGCGCGGCGAACGCCGACGAGAAGTCGTCGGGCGACTGGGACCCGCACGGGCTCCCGGCCAACATCACGGTGCCGCTCTCCAAGCTGAGCGGGCTGAAAAGGTACAAGCTTTCGGAGCTCAAGTTCTTCGACCGCGCGGcgcccgccggcggcggcgccacggaggCCGGGCCGGAGGACTCCTTCTTCGAGATGGTGACCCTGCAGCCGGGCGGCGTGTACACCAAGTCGCAGCTGCTGAAGGAGCTCGAGACGCTCGTCTCCTGCGGCATGTTCGAGCGGGTCGACCTGGAGGGGAAGGCCAAGCCCGATGGCACCCTGGGCCTCACCGTTTCCTTCACCGAGAGCGTCTGGAGTGCTGCCAAGCAGTTCAAGTGCATCAATGTTGGGCTCATGGCGCAGTCAGGCCAGGCCGACTTCGATCAGGACATGACGGAGAGGGAGAAGATGGACTACCTTCGCAAGCAGGAGCGAGATTACCAGCAGCGTGTCCGCGGCGCCATGCCGTGCATATTGCCAGAAACCGTCAGAGGGGAGGTTCTTGCCATGATGAAGAAGCAGGAGAAGGTCAGTGCCAGGATGCTGCAGAAGATCAGGGACCATGTCCAGAAGTGGTACCACAACGAGGGGTTTGTATGCGCCCAGGTGGTCAACTTCGGAAACCTTAACACCAGTGAGGTTGTCTGTGAGGTGGTCGAGGGGGACATAACCAAAGTGGAGTACCAGTTCCAGGATAAGCTCGGAAATTTTGTCGAAGGGAACACACAAATTCCTATCATAGACCGGGAGCTGCCCCAGCAG CTTCGACCTGGTCATATCTTCAACATTGGAGCAGGAAAACAAGCTCTGAAGAATATAAATTCACTTGCTTTATTCTCCAATATAGAAGTGAATCCGCGCCCTGATGAGACAAAAGAAGGTGGCATTGTAGTGGAAATTAAGCTTAAGGAACTAGAACCAAAGTCAGCTGAAGTAAGCACAGAGTGGAGTATTGTACCTGGGCGTCAAGGAAGACCTACTTTG GCATCCATTCAACCTGGAGGAACTGTGTCATTTGAGCACCGTAACATCTATGGTCTTAACAGATCTATTGTTGGTTCTGTTACATCCAGCAACTTGCTCAACCCTCAG GATGATCTTTCATTCAAGCTTGAATACGTCCATCCTTACTTGGACGGCGTGGATGACCGTAACAAAAACCGCACCTTCAAAACTAGCTGCTTCAACACCAGGAAGTTGAGTCCTGTCTTTGTTGCTGGCCCCAATATGGAAGAAGCACCACCTGTTTGGGTTGATCGAGTTGGATTTAAAGCCAACATAACAGAG AGCTTCACACGACAGAGCAAATTCACATATGGCCTTGTGGTGGAAGAGGTTACAACACGTGATGAGACTAATAGTATCTGTACACATGGTTCTCGGGCAATGCCTAGTGGTGGCTTGAGCATGGATGGACCACCCACAACCCTCAGTGGTACTGGTGTAGATCGAATGGCATTTCTACAAGCAAATATAACTCGAGACAACACAGAGTTTGTAAATGGTGCAGTTATTGGTGACAGATGTATTTTCCAG TTGGATCAAGGTCTTGGCATTGGAAGCAAAAACCCACTGTTCAACCGTCACCAGCTTACGCTGACAAAGTTCATTAATCTAAACAAACAAGAGAAAGGTGTTGGCAAGCCTCTACCAGCTGTGTTGGTTCTTCATGGTCATTATGCAGGCTGTGTAGGAGATCTGCCAAGCTACGATGCATTTACACTTGGTGGACCTTACTCAGTTAGGGGCTATGGTATGGGTGAATTGGGTGCTTCTAGGAATGTTCTTGAG GTTGCAAGTGAGGTGCGCATACCTGTGAAGAACACATATGTTTATGGATTTGCTGAACATGGCACCGACCTTGGGAGTTCCAAGGATGTGAAAGGAAACCCTACCGAGTTCTTCCGACGGGTTGGCCGCGGATCTTCTTATGGTGTTGGTGTCAAGCTTGGCTTGGTAAGAGGAGAGTACATTGTAGATCACAACACCGGGATTGGAACCGTTTTCTTCAGATTTGGCGAGAGATTCTGA